A single Orcinus orca chromosome 2, mOrcOrc1.1, whole genome shotgun sequence DNA region contains:
- the PSMB5 gene encoding proteasome subunit beta type-5 isoform X1: MALASVLERPLPVNRRGFFGLGGRADLLDLGPGSPSDGLSLVAPSWGVPEEPRIEMLHGTTTLAFKFRHGVIVAADSRATAGAYIASQTVKKVIEINPYLLGTMAGGAADCSFWERLLARQCRIYELRNKERISVAAASKLLANMVYQYKGMGLSMGTMICGWDKRGPGLYYVDSEGNRISGATFSVGSGSVYAYGVMDRGYSYDLEVEEAYDLARRAIYQATYRDAYSGGSVNLYHVREDGWIRVSSDNVADLHDKYSGSTP; the protein is encoded by the exons ATGGCGCTGGCCAGCGTGTTGGAGAGGCCGCTACCCGTGAACCGGCGCGGGTTTTTCGGGCTCGGGGGTCGTGCGGATCTGCTGGACCTGGGTCCAGGGAGTCCCAGCGATGGGCTGAGCCTGGTCGCGCCCAGCTGGGGTGTCCCAGAGGAGCCGAGAATCGAAATGCTTCATGGAACTACCACCCTGGCCTTCAAG TTTCGCCATGGAGTCATTGTTGCAGCAGACTCCCGGGCCACAGCAGGTGCCTACATTGCCTCCCAGACAGTAAAGAAGGTGATAGAGATCAACCCCTACCTGCTGGGTACCATGGCTGGGGGTGCAGCGGATTGCAGCTTTTGGGAGCGGCTGTTGGCTCGGCAGTGTCGAATCTATGAGCTTCGAAACAAGGAGCGCATCTCGGTAGCAGCTGCCTCCAAGCTGCTTGCCAACATGGTGTATCAGTATAAAGGCATGGGGCTGTCCATGGGCACCATGATCTGTGGCTGGGATAAGAGAGGCCCTG GCCTCTACTACGTGGACAGTGAAGGAAACCGGATCTCGGGGGCCACCTTCTCTGTAGGTTCTGGCTCTGTGTATGCTTATGGGGTCATGGATAGGGGTTACTCCTATGACCTGGAGGTGGAAGAGGCCTATGATCTGGCCCGTCGCGCCATCTACCAAGCCACCTACAGAGATGCCTACTCAGGAGGTTCGGTCAACCTCTACCATGTCCGGGAGGATGGCTGGATCCGAGTCTCCAGTGACAATGTAGCTGATCTACATGACAAATATAGTGGATCTACCCCCTGA
- the PSMB5 gene encoding proteasome subunit beta type-5 isoform X2: MALASVLERPLPVNRRGFFGLGGRADLLDLGPGSPSDGLSLVAPSWGVPEEPRIEMLHGTTTLAFKFRHGVIVAADSRATAGAYIASQTVKKVIEINPYLLGTMAGGAADCSFWERLLARQCRIYELRNKERISVAAASKLLANMVYQYKGMGLSMGTMICGWDKRGPVPEVLCLKPKSFELYLLFGCTEKTDKAVTVM; the protein is encoded by the exons ATGGCGCTGGCCAGCGTGTTGGAGAGGCCGCTACCCGTGAACCGGCGCGGGTTTTTCGGGCTCGGGGGTCGTGCGGATCTGCTGGACCTGGGTCCAGGGAGTCCCAGCGATGGGCTGAGCCTGGTCGCGCCCAGCTGGGGTGTCCCAGAGGAGCCGAGAATCGAAATGCTTCATGGAACTACCACCCTGGCCTTCAAG TTTCGCCATGGAGTCATTGTTGCAGCAGACTCCCGGGCCACAGCAGGTGCCTACATTGCCTCCCAGACAGTAAAGAAGGTGATAGAGATCAACCCCTACCTGCTGGGTACCATGGCTGGGGGTGCAGCGGATTGCAGCTTTTGGGAGCGGCTGTTGGCTCGGCAGTGTCGAATCTATGAGCTTCGAAACAAGGAGCGCATCTCGGTAGCAGCTGCCTCCAAGCTGCTTGCCAACATGGTGTATCAGTATAAAGGCATGGGGCTGTCCATGGGCACCATGATCTGTGGCTGGGATAAGAGAGGCCCTG TGCCTGAAGTTCTGTGCTTGAAACCTAAGTCATTTGAATTATACTTGCTTTTTGGTTGTACAGAGAAGACAGACAAGGCAGTTACTGTAATGTGA